The genomic region TGTACTACAAGGCGCTCACGCAAGGCCTGAACGATCTGCCTTCCGCCGACGCCGACGTGCGCGCGGCGCTCGACGCCGACGCCGCCCGCGAAGGCTGGCCGGCTTTGCATGCGCGCCTCGCCTCGGTCGATGCGCAAACCGCCGCGCGCCTCGCGCCCAACGATTCGCAGCGCATTCAGCGCGCGCTCGAAATTTTCTTGCTGACAGGCCAGCCGATGTCCGCGCTGCTTGCCGCGCCGCGCGTCGCGCCGGAGGAAGCGCCGTATCGCTTCGTGCCGATTGCGCTGGAGCCGTCGGATCGCGCGGTGCTGCACGCGCGCATCGCCGCGCGCTTCGATGCGATGCTCGCCAACGGTTTCATCGACGAAGTGAAGCGCCTGCGCGCGCGCGGCGATCTCGATCTCTCGATGCCGTCGATGCGCTGCGTCGGCTATCGGCAGGCGTGGGAGTATCTCGACGGCGCGACGAACTTCGACGACATGCGCGACAAGGGCGTGTTCGCGACGCGCCAGTTGTGCAAGCGGCAGTTGACGTGGCTGCGAGCAATGCCGGAGCGCGTCGTCGTGGATTGCTGCGCGGCGGATGCGACGCAGCGGGCGGTGAAGGCTATCGCCGGGATCGCGGGCATCGAATGAAAAAGGCCGCTCGAAAAACGAGCGGCCTCTCAGTCACGCATTCAGAACTGGAAGCGGACTCAGACGACGGTTTGCGCCTCGCCCTGGGCGCTCTCGCGCACGACGCCGATCTTCCAAACTTGTTCGCCCGCAGCCGACAACAAGCTCGTCGCCGCATCCGCGTCTTCGGCCGCGACGATCACCGCCATGCCGATGCCGCAATTGAACACGCGATGCATTTCCGCATCCGCGACGCCGCCGTGCTTCTGCAGCCACGCGAAAAGCGGCGGCAGCGGCCACGCGCGATGATCCAGCTCGGCCGTGAGCCCTTCGCGCAACACGCGCGGAATGTTCTCGACAAGCCCGCCGCCCGTGATGTGCGCCATGCCCTTCACCGTGACGCTTTGCATCGCGGAAAGCAGCGGCTTCACGTAGATGCGCGTCGGCGCCATGAGCGCGTCCGCGAGCGAACGGCCATCGAAGTCGGCGCTCAAATCCGGATTCGCGCGCTCGATGATCTTGCGCACGAGCGAATAACCGTTCGAATGAATGCCGCTCGACGCCAGCCCGAGCACGACATCGCCCGGTTGGATCTTGCTGCCGTCGATGATCTTGCTCTTGTCCACCGCGCCGACCGCGAAGCCCGCGAGGTCGTACTCGCCGTCCGGATACATGCCCGGCATCTCGGCCGTCTCGCCGCCGATCAGCGCGCAGCCCGCGAATTCGCAACCCTGCGCGATGCCCTTGACCACGTCGGCGGCGGTATTCACGTCCAGCTTGCCGCAGGCGAAATAATCGAGGAAGAAGAGCGGTTCCGCGCCCTGCACGAGGATGTCGTTCACGCTCATCGCGACGAGATCCTGACCGACCGTATCGTGCCGGTTAAGCTGGAACGCGAGGCGCAGCTTGGTGCCGACGCCGTCCGTGCCCGACACGAGCACCGGTTCCTTGTACTTCTTCGGCACTTCGAAGAGCGCGCCGAATCCGCCGATGCCGCCCAGCACGCCTTCGCGCAACGTCTTCTTGGCGAAGGGCTTGATCCGGTCGACGAGCGCGTCGCCCGCGTCGATGTCGACGCCTGCATCGCGATACGACAAACCTTGGGCGTCAGAGGCGGATTTCGGTTGATTCATGGGGGGAGCGCAAGAAGGTCGGTAAAATGCGATTTTACCCGATGATGCTCCGACGACGGTCGGCCTGCCGGTTTCGCCGCCAGTCGGCAGCGCTTTTTTTCGAGACCGATTCGCCCGTTTCCCGGAAAGCGGCGATACGCGCGAAAGACGGCAGCCAAGCGGCGGCGCGCGCATCGACGCGACGCAGCCTTCCGTTTTCGAGAAAGCGCACGCACAGACCGAACTCGCCCGACGACATCCATTGCCCGTGCAACGCCAACTGACGCTCGACCTCGGCACCCCGCCGCCCGCCACCTTCGACAATTTCTACCCCGCCGGCAATCACGAACTGGTGACGCGGCTGCGCGAGCTCGAAGGCGCGCTCGCGGCCGGCCCGGTGGCGGATCGCACGTTCTATGTCTGGGGCGAAGCGGGCAGCGGCCGCAGCCATCTGCTGCACGCGCTCGTGCATGAAGCGGGCGGCCCCGCACGGTATCTCAGCCCGCAGAGCGCGCTGAACGCATTCGGCTTCGATCCGCACGTCGCGCTGTACGCCGTGGACGATTGCGACGGCCTTTCCGCCGCGCAGCAGATCGCGCTCTTCAATCTATTCAACGAAGTGCGCGCGTATCCGGCGAGCGCGCTCGTCGCCACCGGCAACGCCGCGCCGATGGCGCTCGCCGTGCGCGAAGACCTGCGCACGCGCCTCGGCTGGGGCCTCGTGTTTCATCTGCTGCCGCTCTCGGACGAAGCGAAGGCGTCGGTGCTGAAGAACGCGGCGCGCGAGCGCGGCATCGTGCTCGCGGAAGATGTCCCCGCGTATTTGCTCACGCATTTTCGCCGCGACATGCCGAGCCTGATGGCGCTGTTCGACGATCTCGACCGCTTCTCGCTCGAACAGAAGCGCGCGGTCACGCGTTCGCTTCTGCGCACGATGCTCGCGCAAACGGGACGCGTGCCGCCGCTCGTCGCGCTCGGGCCGGAAGCGTCGCAGGAAGCGGACGACTTCGATGCCGCCGCTCCCGCCGCGCCGGACAACGCCGCAAGCCGCTTCAAGTAGAATGCGCTCCCATGAACCTCGCCCTCTTCGATCTCGACCACACGCTCATTCCCACCGACAGCGACCACGAATGGGGCCGCTTCATGGTGAAGCTGGGCATCGTCGACGCCAATGAATTCGCGCGCCGGAACGACGCCTTCTACGCCGATTACAAGGCGGGCGTCCTCGACATCAACGCGTATCTGCACGCCATGCTCGCGCCGCTCGCGAAATATTCGCGCGAACAGCTCGCCGACTGGCACGCGCAGTTCATGCACGAGATCATCAACCCGCGCATCGTGCCGACGGCCGTCACGCTCGTGCGCGAGCATCAGGACAACGGCGATCTCTGCTGCCTCGTCACCGCGACGAACGCGTTCATCACCGCGCCGATCGCGGAAGCATTCGGCATCGAAACGCTGATCGCGTGCGAAGTCGAAACCGTCGGCGATCATCCGCAGGGCGCGTTCACCGGACGGCCGCGCGGCACGCCGAGCTATCGCGAAGGCAAGATCGTGCGCGTCGAAGAATGGCTGGGTTCGCTCGGCAAGACGCTCGCCGACTTCAAACGCAGCTACTTCTATAGCGATTCGCACAACGACATCCCGCTGCTCGAGCGCGTCACCGACCCGGTCGCCACCAACCCCGACGACACGCTGCGCGCGCATGCGCAAGCCAAAGGCTGGCGCATTCTGAACCTCTTCGATACACAGTGATTAAAAAACTCATCCGCAAGCTGTTCGGACAAGAAAGCGTCGCGCCCGAAGCCGCGAGCGATGCCGCGGCCACCGACGATCCGACGGCTTCGTCCACTGCAAAGCCGGCTCGCAAGAGCACGCGCAAGAAAACGGCAGCGCCGAAAAAGCGCGATCCGAGCGTGCCGGTCATTCTGTCGTCGGACATTCATGGCATCGATCCGTCGCTGATCTCGAAGAACGCCGTGCGCGTGACCGAAGGCCTGCAGCAAGCGGGACATCGCGCGTTCATCGTGGGCGGCGCGGTGCGCGACCTGCTGCTCGGCGTCGCGCCCAAGGATTTCGACGTCGCCACCGACGCGACGCCCGACGAAGTGCAGCGGCTTTTCCGGCGCGCGCGCATCATCGGCAGGCGTTTTCAGATCGTGCACGTGCAGTTCGGGCAGGAAATCATCGAGACTTCGACGTTCCGCGCGCTCGTGGACGCGCCGGCCGCGCCCGCTGCGCCGCCCGCGCCGGTCTCCGAGCCGCCGCGCCGGTATCGCCGCGGCGAGCTCGACGCGCGCACGCACGCGGTCGATGCGAGCGGCCGCGTGCTGCGCGACAACGTCTGGGGCGAGCAGCACGAAGACGCCACGCGCCGCGATTTCACCATCAACGCGATGTACTACGATCCGGCGACGCAAACCGTGCTGGATTACCACGACGGCATGGCCGACATCCGCGCGCGCCTGTTGCGCATGATCGGCGATCCGGCCACGCGTTATCGCGAAGACCCGGTGCGCATGCTGCGCGTCGTGCGCTTCGCGGCGAAGCTCGGGTTCGAGATCGACGAAGCCACGCGTGCGCCGATCAAGGAACTCGCCGATCTGATGGACAACGTGCCGGCCGCGCGTCTCTTCGACGAGATGCTGAAGCTGCTGCTCTCCGGCCACGCGCTCGCATGTCTCACGCGTCTGCGTCAGGAAGGATTGCATCATGGCGTGCTGCCGCTGCTCGATGTCGTGCTGGAGCAGCCGCACGGCGAGAAATTCGTCACGCTCGCGCTCACGAGCACAGACGAGCGCGTGCGCGCCGGCAAGCCCGTCTCGCCGAGCTTTCTCTTCGCCACGCTGCTCTGGCACGACGTGCAGACGCGCTGGCAGAAATACACGGCCACGGGCGAATATCCGGTGCCGGCGCTGCATCGCGCGATGGACGACGTCCTCGAAATGCAGACGGAGAAGCTCGCCATCCACAAGCGCTATTCGGCGGACATGCGCGAAATCTGGGGCTTGCAGCATCGTCTGGAAAAGCGCGGCCGCAGCGCGATGAAGCTGATCGAGCACCCGCGTTTCCGCGCGGGCTACGATTTTCTGCTGCTGCGCTGCGAGTCGGGCGAACTGGACGCGGAGATCGGCGAGTGGTGGACCGACTTCGTGGAAGGCGACGGCGCCACGCGCGAAGCGCTGCTCGCGCAAGGCGGCAAGGACCGCAACGCGCCGAAGAAGCGCCGCCGGCGCAGCAATGCAAAGCGCAAGGCGAGCGATGCGAGCGATGCGAACCAGACTAGCGAAAACAGCGAGACGAGCGGCGCGAACGCCAGCGAAACGGACGCGGCAAGAAGCGGCGAAAGCGCGGACAACGAGTAAGGCGAGTTTTCGCTACAGTAGCGGATAAAGGTTTGCACCCGGGCAGCCTGCCGGCATTTCACCGCTTTTCGCCCAAGACCTACGCGTAGGACTTCTGCCATGACGATTGCTTATCTCGGCCTCGGAGCGAATCTCGGCGATGCGCGCCAGACCCTGAAAGACGCCGTCGTGTGTCTCGCCCAGCAGCGCACGATCACCGTGCTCGCCAAGTCGAGCCTCTACCGCACCGCGCCGATCGACGCTTCCGGCGACGACTACTTCAACTGCGTCGTCAAACTCGAAACCACGCTGCCCGCGCGCGCGCTCTTGCGCCTGTGTCATTTCATCGAGGAACAGTTCGGCCGCGAACGGCCGTATCGCAACGCGCCGCGCACGCTCGACCTCGACATTCTGCTGTACGGCGACTCGGGCATCGACGAAATGGATCTCGTCGTGCCGCACCCGCGCATGACCGAGCGCGCGTTCGTGCTCGTGCCGCTGCTCGAACTCGAACCCGATCTCATCATCCCGCAACGCGGACGCGCCGATGCGTTCGTGGCCTCCGTCGCCGACCAGCGCATCGAGAAAGTCGCCATCTGCCAGTGCGCGATGCCCGGCCCGCAAACGCGCGGCGCGGCATCGGCCACGCCAGACGCTCGAGACGCTTCCGACGCCTCCCCAGCCTCCAACAAAGCCAACTGCCGATGAGCGTTCCGCCACTCACCGTCACCGCGCCGCAACTGCGGCCGCCGCACCGTTACATCGCGATCGAAGGGCCGATCGGCGTCGGCAAGACGACGCTTGCGACGCTGCTCGCCGAACGCTGGTCGATGCGAACGCTCTTCGAGCGGCCGCAGGACAATCCGTTTCTCGAGCGCTTCTACCGCGACACGACGCGGCACGCGCTCGCCACGCAACTGAGCTTCGCGTTGCAGCGTGTCGCGCAGACGCGCGAAGTGGCGGACATGCTCACGCAGAACACCCCGCTAATCGCGGACTTTCTCACGCAAAAGAGCGATCTCTTCGCGCGCCTCACGCTGCCCGACGACGAATTCCAGCTTTATCGCGACGTCGCCTCGCGCATCGAAGCGAGCGCGCCGGCGCCCGATCTCGTCGTGTACTTGCAGGCGAGTCCCGAAGTGCTCTTTTCGCGCATCCAGAAGCGCGCGTTGCCGATGGAGCTGCAAATCTCCGATTCGTATCTGCGCGCGCTGACCGACGCGTACAACGACTTTTTCTATCACTACGACGCGACGCCGCTGCTCACGGTCAACGCCGAGCATCTGAATCCGCTCGCATCGGAAGACGACTTCGCGCTGCTCGTCGAGCGCATCGAGACCATGCGCGGCCGCAAGGAATTCTTTGTCAAAGGCGTATCGGCGTGAGCGTTCGCTCGATGCCCGCGCCTTCTCTAGCGAAATCATCATGACGTATCTGCAGGAAACGAGCCGCCCGACCATCACCGTGCCCAAGCTGCAAGCCATGCGCGAGGCGGGCGAACGCATCGCGATGCTCACGTGTTACGACGCGAGCTTCGCCGCGTTGCTGGATCGCGCGGGCGTCGATGTCATGCTGATCGGCGATTCGCTCGGCAACGTGCTGCAAGGCCACGGCACGACCTTGCCCGTGACGCTCGACGACATCGCGTATCACACGGCGTGCGTCGCGCGCGGCAACACGAGCGCGCTGATCGTCGCGGACATGCCGTTCGGCACCATCGGGTCGAAGGAAGAAACGTATGCCAACGCCGTGAAGCTGATGCGCGCGGGCGCGCAGATGGTGAAGATCGAAGGCGGCGAATGGCTCGCGGATACCGTGCGCTTTCTCGTCGAGCGCTCGATTCCGGTGTGCGGGCACGTCGGGCTCACGCCGCAATCGGTGCATGCGTTCGGCGGCTTCAAGGTGCAAGGCAAGTCCGATGCCGCCGCCGAGCAGATGCGCCGCGACGCGCTCGCGCTGCAGGAAGCGGGCGCGCGGCTCGTCGTGATCGAAGCGGTGCCGACGCTGCTCGCACGCGACGTCACCGCGAAACTCGCGATCCCGACGATCGGCATTGGCGCGGGCGTCGACTGCTCGGGGCAAGTGCTCGTGCTGCACGACATGCTCGGCATCTTTCACGGCAAGCGTCCGCGTTTCGTGAAGGATTTCATGCAGGGCCAGCCGAGCATCTTCGCGGCAGTGGAAGCCTACGTGCGCGCCGTGAGGGACGGCAGTTTTCCCGGACCCGAGCACACGTTCTGATGCGCCTTGTCGAACAGACGGAACGGGCGAGCTTTTTGCACACTGTCCCGCAACCGTCACCCGACCGAGAGCGACCATGTGGCACGTCCTTCCCGATGAATACGTCCGCGCCCAGCTTGCCGTGGGCGCGTTCGTCGCGTTGGGCGCGGCGCGCGTCGTGGCCGCCGTGCTCGGCGCGCAGCACGGCTGGCGCATTTCGGCGGTGACGCGCGCGTTCCTCGTGCTGTCGGTGGCGCTGTGCCTGCCGCAAGCGCTCGAACTCCTCATCGTCTCCGGTTCGCATGCTGCTTTCGTCGAACTGCAGGGCAAAGCGGCCGGATGCGCGCTCGCGCTCTTCTGTGCGCCGATCGTGAGTCACAGGCTGGGCTACGAGTAATCGGCGCTCATCCCTCGATCAGGCGGCGATCTCAGCCGCCCGTCGCGAATCCCGGCACGCTGTGCGAAAGCACTGACGCCGCCACGAATACGCCCGCCATCACCGCTGCCTCGACGCGCATCACGTTGATGACCGTGTGCGCGTCCATCGTCGATGCCGTGCGTTGCAGGCGCGGCAGCGCCGACCATCGATTGAGCGCGCCGAGCGCGAGCGCCGCCGCGACGAGCGCCGCTTTCACGGCGAGCGCATGCCCCCAGCCGCTTTGCGTGATGACCGCCGGCGATCCGCCGGTTCCGCGCCACGCATTGAAGACGCCCGTCGCGATGACGAACGCGACCGCGATGGTCGCCACGCGCGACAAGCGGGCAACGACGCGCATCAACGCATCGCGCGCCACCGACGACGCGAGCGCCGGCAACACCGCCGCCGCGCCCGCGATGACGACGCCGCCCCACACGGCCGTCGCGAGCAAATGCAGTGTCTGCACGCCTTCGGCGACGGAGAACGCGCCCGCATCGGCGGCATGGCCGATCGCCGCCTTGCCGCACGCGGCGATCAACGCGCCGAGGACGGCAAGCGCGTTGTGCGCGTTGTGCGCGTGGTGCGCGTTGCGCATCTGGCTGCTCGTCGCCGCGGCGATTGTCAGCAACACGCCGCCGGCGAACGCCACCGACGCGCCGAGGCCCGCGTGCGTCGCTGTCGCGACGAGCCATAGCGTTGCACCCGCATCGAGAATCGGCGAGCCGCTCATGGCGGCGGACTGAAGCCACAGCGAAACGAAATCGCAGACGACGAACGTCAGCGCGGCAGCGAGCGCCGTTCGCGCCGCGCGCCGCGCACTGCCTCGCGCGGGCGACTTCGGCGCGAACGCCTGTTCGCCGCGCAGCCAGGCGTCGAGCAGCAGCGCGCCGAGCGTGCAGGCGAACGCCAGATCGGCGAGCGCCGCGAACGCGACCTGGAGGAGCCACACGGGATCGCTGCTCATGGCGCGTCGCTCATCGTGGCGTGAACGGGAATTGCTGAAACGGAGTCCGGGCGGATCATCGAGCGTGAGGAGAATTGCGGCTCGGGCAGTCTAAACGAAGCGCCCGATGCATCGCGCGAAACGCTTCGTCGCTTGTCGAGCATCCATCGCACGGTGACGTGCACAGTCGAGCGTTTGTCGAATAGCAATGAATCAAACGCAGTGTCAAAGTTCTTAACTGCGGCGCGGCATTTTGTCGCGATTACGCCTCACGGGGCACGAAAAGTTGTGTCAAATAGTCACCATCAGGCATCGATGATAGAATTCCGCGTCGCATCAGAGGCTCGTCGAGCCGCTGTGGCTGTGGTCCGCCACCCTCCGCCACCTTACGCGTGGCCGTGGTTCGCCACCTTCGCACCGAGCCGCACGAAGCTCGGCAGGTCCCCGAATTTCATGGAGTGTCGCGTGTTTTCAAGACGCATTTTCCGTCCGCTGCTCGCCTTGGCTCTCGTCGGCAGCGCTGGCGTTATGAGCGCGGGCCAGGCGCAAGCCCAGGCGCAGAACCAGCCCATCGCACCGGACACCATGGCAGCGCGCGTGCAAGGCTGCACCGCATGTCACGGCGTTCATGGCGAAGGCACGGACAATGACTACTTCCCGCGTCTTGCCGGCAAGCCCGCCGACTATCTCTACAACCAGCTTCAGAATTTCCGCGAAGGCCGGCGCAAGTATCCGCCGATGAACTACCTCGTCACGTATCTCTCGGACGACTACCTTCATCAGATCGCAGGCTACTTCTCGCAGCAGCGCCCGC from Caballeronia sp. Lep1P3 harbors:
- a CDS encoding HAD family phosphatase, with the translated sequence MNLALFDLDHTLIPTDSDHEWGRFMVKLGIVDANEFARRNDAFYADYKAGVLDINAYLHAMLAPLAKYSREQLADWHAQFMHEIINPRIVPTAVTLVREHQDNGDLCCLVTATNAFITAPIAEAFGIETLIACEVETVGDHPQGAFTGRPRGTPSYREGKIVRVEEWLGSLGKTLADFKRSYFYSDSHNDIPLLERVTDPVATNPDDTLRAHAQAKGWRILNLFDTQ
- the purM gene encoding phosphoribosylformylglycinamidine cyclo-ligase — translated: MNQPKSASDAQGLSYRDAGVDIDAGDALVDRIKPFAKKTLREGVLGGIGGFGALFEVPKKYKEPVLVSGTDGVGTKLRLAFQLNRHDTVGQDLVAMSVNDILVQGAEPLFFLDYFACGKLDVNTAADVVKGIAQGCEFAGCALIGGETAEMPGMYPDGEYDLAGFAVGAVDKSKIIDGSKIQPGDVVLGLASSGIHSNGYSLVRKIIERANPDLSADFDGRSLADALMAPTRIYVKPLLSAMQSVTVKGMAHITGGGLVENIPRVLREGLTAELDHRAWPLPPLFAWLQKHGGVADAEMHRVFNCGIGMAVIVAAEDADAATSLLSAAGEQVWKIGVVRESAQGEAQTVV
- a CDS encoding CopD family protein; the protein is MSSDPVWLLQVAFAALADLAFACTLGALLLDAWLRGEQAFAPKSPARGSARRAARTALAAALTFVVCDFVSLWLQSAAMSGSPILDAGATLWLVATATHAGLGASVAFAGGVLLTIAAATSSQMRNAHHAHNAHNALAVLGALIAACGKAAIGHAADAGAFSVAEGVQTLHLLATAVWGGVVIAGAAAVLPALASSVARDALMRVVARLSRVATIAVAFVIATGVFNAWRGTGGSPAVITQSGWGHALAVKAALVAAALALGALNRWSALPRLQRTASTMDAHTVINVMRVEAAVMAGVFVAASVLSHSVPGFATGG
- a CDS encoding deoxynucleoside kinase, whose protein sequence is MSVPPLTVTAPQLRPPHRYIAIEGPIGVGKTTLATLLAERWSMRTLFERPQDNPFLERFYRDTTRHALATQLSFALQRVAQTREVADMLTQNTPLIADFLTQKSDLFARLTLPDDEFQLYRDVASRIEASAPAPDLVVYLQASPEVLFSRIQKRALPMELQISDSYLRALTDAYNDFFYHYDATPLLTVNAEHLNPLASEDDFALLVERIETMRGRKEFFVKGVSA
- the hda gene encoding DnaA regulatory inactivator Hda, yielding MPVQRQLTLDLGTPPPATFDNFYPAGNHELVTRLRELEGALAAGPVADRTFYVWGEAGSGRSHLLHALVHEAGGPARYLSPQSALNAFGFDPHVALYAVDDCDGLSAAQQIALFNLFNEVRAYPASALVATGNAAPMALAVREDLRTRLGWGLVFHLLPLSDEAKASVLKNAARERGIVLAEDVPAYLLTHFRRDMPSLMALFDDLDRFSLEQKRAVTRSLLRTMLAQTGRVPPLVALGPEASQEADDFDAAAPAAPDNAASRFK
- the folK gene encoding 2-amino-4-hydroxy-6-hydroxymethyldihydropteridine diphosphokinase is translated as MTIAYLGLGANLGDARQTLKDAVVCLAQQRTITVLAKSSLYRTAPIDASGDDYFNCVVKLETTLPARALLRLCHFIEEQFGRERPYRNAPRTLDLDILLYGDSGIDEMDLVVPHPRMTERAFVLVPLLELEPDLIIPQRGRADAFVASVADQRIEKVAICQCAMPGPQTRGAASATPDARDASDASPASNKANCR
- the pcnB gene encoding polynucleotide adenylyltransferase PcnB, producing MIKKLIRKLFGQESVAPEAASDAAATDDPTASSTAKPARKSTRKKTAAPKKRDPSVPVILSSDIHGIDPSLISKNAVRVTEGLQQAGHRAFIVGGAVRDLLLGVAPKDFDVATDATPDEVQRLFRRARIIGRRFQIVHVQFGQEIIETSTFRALVDAPAAPAAPPAPVSEPPRRYRRGELDARTHAVDASGRVLRDNVWGEQHEDATRRDFTINAMYYDPATQTVLDYHDGMADIRARLLRMIGDPATRYREDPVRMLRVVRFAAKLGFEIDEATRAPIKELADLMDNVPAARLFDEMLKLLLSGHALACLTRLRQEGLHHGVLPLLDVVLEQPHGEKFVTLALTSTDERVRAGKPVSPSFLFATLLWHDVQTRWQKYTATGEYPVPALHRAMDDVLEMQTEKLAIHKRYSADMREIWGLQHRLEKRGRSAMKLIEHPRFRAGYDFLLLRCESGELDAEIGEWWTDFVEGDGATREALLAQGGKDRNAPKKRRRRSNAKRKASDASDANQTSENSETSGANASETDAARSGESADNE
- the panB gene encoding 3-methyl-2-oxobutanoate hydroxymethyltransferase; the encoded protein is MTYLQETSRPTITVPKLQAMREAGERIAMLTCYDASFAALLDRAGVDVMLIGDSLGNVLQGHGTTLPVTLDDIAYHTACVARGNTSALIVADMPFGTIGSKEETYANAVKLMRAGAQMVKIEGGEWLADTVRFLVERSIPVCGHVGLTPQSVHAFGGFKVQGKSDAAAEQMRRDALALQEAGARLVVIEAVPTLLARDVTAKLAIPTIGIGAGVDCSGQVLVLHDMLGIFHGKRPRFVKDFMQGQPSIFAAVEAYVRAVRDGSFPGPEHTF
- the miaA gene encoding tRNA (adenosine(37)-N6)-dimethylallyltransferase MiaA — protein: MSASRIACLLGPTASGKTAAALAFAAESARPVEIVSVDSALVYREMDIGTAKPSAEERAVAPHHLIDILDPADSYSAAQFRADALRLVGEIEARGHVPLLVGGTMLYYKALTQGLNDLPSADADVRAALDADAAREGWPALHARLASVDAQTAARLAPNDSQRIQRALEIFLLTGQPMSALLAAPRVAPEEAPYRFVPIALEPSDRAVLHARIAARFDAMLANGFIDEVKRLRARGDLDLSMPSMRCVGYRQAWEYLDGATNFDDMRDKGVFATRQLCKRQLTWLRAMPERVVVDCCAADATQRAVKAIAGIAGIE